A window from Streptomyces sp. NBC_00299 encodes these proteins:
- a CDS encoding outer membrane protein assembly factor BamB family protein, whose protein sequence is MSQPPNQPPQGGFGAPQDPRQGGFGAPQPPQDAPQTPPPPQGAPQTPPPPQGPPQTPPPPQGPPPGAPQPGYGYPQQPPAQPGPYQSGPYAQPQQQPGPYGYQQQPGPYGQQPAQGYGYPGQPQYPGAPGAPQPGSRNPFKGKPALAIGAAVAALLVIGGGVYAVTSGGDDDPKKPTAQESGDSKNTESPSEDPEGGGGSGGGADPENLNGGRQSGDSKVLWYKPAPDAPASGADAPGMWITDKAAVKAAYKQLFAYNVGDGESTWDPIAFPQKICAVTPQKSSDDKIVVAYMSGSSDRAKCNQLQQVDLNTGAKGWKASVANGALFDSTLDVELSITGKTLMVGRSQSGTAYDVNSGKKLWDKTRFGDKCFPDAFAGGDKLIAVAGCDATGSNEHDEVQELDPATGKVKWTWQFDKGWKVARVFSLDPLVLYSTNEDKKQWNISTLGDDGKRRSQVEVALEIGAQCGWAILQRDLQGCSGVASDADTLYMPTKATTGANEIVAINLANGKEKWRVKSPAEEPMLPIKVEDGKLLAYVDASYDAGGQVVSIPVGGSNPKPTTLLQNPAGAADVENGFFSKAFDWADGRFYLSSTRLSGNDESKEKLILAFGK, encoded by the coding sequence ATGAGCCAGCCGCCCAACCAGCCGCCCCAGGGCGGTTTCGGCGCACCGCAGGACCCGCGGCAGGGCGGCTTCGGCGCCCCGCAGCCTCCGCAGGACGCGCCCCAGACCCCGCCCCCGCCGCAGGGCGCCCCCCAGACACCCCCTCCGCCGCAGGGCCCGCCGCAGACGCCGCCGCCCCCGCAGGGCCCGCCGCCCGGCGCCCCGCAGCCCGGCTACGGCTACCCGCAGCAGCCGCCGGCGCAGCCGGGCCCGTACCAGTCCGGCCCGTACGCGCAGCCGCAGCAGCAGCCGGGGCCGTACGGCTATCAGCAGCAGCCCGGTCCCTACGGCCAGCAGCCCGCCCAGGGTTACGGCTACCCGGGCCAGCCGCAGTACCCGGGCGCACCCGGGGCCCCGCAGCCCGGCTCGCGCAACCCCTTCAAGGGCAAGCCCGCCCTCGCCATCGGTGCCGCGGTGGCGGCGCTGCTCGTCATCGGCGGCGGCGTGTACGCGGTGACCAGCGGCGGTGACGACGACCCGAAGAAGCCGACAGCCCAGGAGAGCGGCGACTCGAAGAACACCGAGTCCCCGTCCGAAGACCCCGAGGGCGGCGGTGGCAGTGGCGGCGGCGCCGACCCGGAGAACCTCAACGGCGGTCGCCAGTCCGGCGACTCGAAGGTGCTCTGGTACAAGCCCGCGCCCGACGCGCCCGCCTCCGGTGCCGACGCCCCCGGCATGTGGATCACCGACAAGGCCGCGGTGAAGGCGGCGTACAAGCAGCTCTTCGCCTACAACGTCGGTGACGGCGAGTCCACTTGGGACCCGATCGCCTTCCCGCAGAAGATCTGCGCGGTCACCCCGCAGAAGTCGTCCGACGACAAGATCGTCGTCGCGTACATGAGCGGCAGCAGCGACCGCGCCAAGTGCAACCAGCTCCAGCAGGTCGACCTCAACACCGGCGCCAAGGGCTGGAAGGCCTCGGTCGCCAACGGCGCGCTGTTCGACAGCACGCTCGACGTCGAACTGTCCATCACCGGCAAGACGTTGATGGTGGGCCGCTCGCAGTCGGGCACGGCGTACGACGTCAACAGCGGCAAGAAGCTGTGGGACAAGACGAGGTTCGGCGACAAGTGCTTCCCGGACGCCTTCGCCGGCGGCGACAAGCTGATCGCCGTGGCGGGCTGCGACGCCACCGGCAGCAACGAGCACGACGAGGTGCAGGAGCTCGACCCGGCGACCGGCAAGGTCAAGTGGACCTGGCAGTTCGACAAGGGCTGGAAGGTCGCGCGCGTCTTCTCCCTCGACCCGCTGGTCCTCTACAGCACCAACGAGGACAAGAAGCAGTGGAACATCTCGACCTTGGGCGACGACGGCAAGCGCCGCTCGCAGGTCGAGGTCGCTCTGGAGATCGGCGCCCAGTGCGGCTGGGCCATCCTCCAGCGTGACCTCCAGGGCTGCAGCGGTGTGGCCTCCGACGCCGACACCCTCTACATGCCGACCAAGGCGACCACCGGGGCCAACGAGATCGTCGCGATCAACCTGGCCAACGGCAAGGAGAAGTGGCGCGTCAAGTCCCCCGCCGAGGAGCCGATGCTGCCGATCAAGGTCGAGGACGGCAAGCTCCTCGCCTACGTCGACGCGTCGTACGACGCGGGCGGCCAGGTCGTGTCCATCCCGGTCGGCGGCAGCAACCCCAAGCCGACGACGCTGCTGCAGAACCCGGCCGGCGCCGCGGACGTGGAGAACGGCTTCTTCTCGAAGGCGTTCGACTGGGCCGACGGGCGCTTCTACCTCTCGAGCACCCGGCTCAGCGGCAACGACGAGTCCAAGGAGAAGCTGATCCTCGCCTTCGGCAAGTGA
- a CDS encoding outer membrane protein assembly factor BamB family protein — MTQPPPPPPNQPPQGGFGPPQDQPPQQQGGGFGPPTSPPPPQGPPSGAQQPAYGYPQAPQGGQAGRPPTPPAGYGYPGQQPATYGQPQNPYGQQPNPYGQPPGYGYPQQTVPMQPAGPGGGGQRSSGQLAVIVAAAVVVISLIVGGVLYAKSGDEGGKDDAARSSGGTGGGDNGDGDGGVDAPDGTEKVPADTNADVLFQIKAPDVEDDTSVVVSGSWLTDDAYVKSGVAEIVGYDRDKGTKLWTVKLPGPVCQASKHVNEDGLTAVAFQPDMPTKERPSYGCSEVAAIDLDAGKKLWTKSTEVDGSPLRFDNITVSGGTVAAGGTSGGTAFDLKTGKQLWVPKAEDGCYDLGYAGGEKLVAVRKCGSYDQPQLHIQTIDPKSGKVISEYKMAEGVEYASVVSTEPLVVAAEAGQSDAIGISDVFAIDNKTGKLRIRISVPADQFAAKCSGVTTIEQCKGVVVGNDRLYVETEQHSSGGARGRTNEIVAFDLATGKQTGQRADAGDGYTITPLRMDGGNVIAYKRPPYDKGGQIVSVDGGSFEETKLLENPAARSVRDLETRMSPEYSEFIYSQGRLYMSAVFASELTSSADPKAHVIAFGTTDE; from the coding sequence ATGACCCAGCCGCCGCCCCCGCCGCCCAACCAGCCCCCGCAGGGCGGGTTCGGCCCGCCGCAGGACCAGCCGCCCCAGCAGCAGGGGGGCGGGTTCGGCCCGCCGACATCGCCGCCGCCTCCGCAGGGTCCGCCGTCCGGGGCCCAGCAGCCGGCGTACGGCTATCCGCAGGCGCCCCAGGGGGGCCAGGCGGGCCGACCTCCCACTCCGCCCGCCGGATACGGCTACCCCGGCCAGCAGCCCGCCACCTACGGGCAGCCGCAGAACCCGTACGGCCAGCAGCCGAACCCCTACGGTCAGCCGCCCGGCTACGGCTACCCGCAGCAGACCGTGCCGATGCAGCCCGCCGGGCCGGGTGGTGGCGGGCAGCGGTCCAGCGGGCAGCTCGCCGTCATCGTGGCGGCGGCCGTCGTGGTGATCTCGCTGATCGTCGGTGGCGTGCTGTACGCCAAGTCCGGTGACGAGGGCGGCAAGGACGACGCCGCCAGGTCCAGCGGCGGCACCGGTGGCGGCGACAACGGCGACGGAGACGGCGGAGTCGACGCCCCCGACGGCACCGAGAAGGTGCCCGCCGACACCAACGCCGACGTCCTCTTCCAAATCAAGGCGCCCGACGTCGAGGACGACACCAGCGTCGTCGTGTCCGGCTCGTGGCTGACCGACGACGCGTACGTCAAGAGCGGCGTCGCCGAGATCGTCGGCTACGACCGCGACAAGGGCACCAAGCTGTGGACCGTCAAGCTGCCGGGACCGGTCTGCCAGGCAAGCAAGCACGTCAATGAGGACGGGCTCACGGCGGTCGCCTTCCAGCCCGACATGCCGACCAAGGAACGGCCGTCGTACGGCTGCAGCGAGGTCGCGGCGATCGACCTCGACGCAGGCAAGAAGCTGTGGACGAAGAGCACCGAGGTGGACGGCTCACCGCTGCGCTTCGACAACATCACCGTCAGCGGCGGCACCGTCGCCGCGGGCGGTACGAGCGGCGGCACCGCGTTCGACCTCAAGACCGGCAAGCAGCTGTGGGTCCCGAAGGCCGAGGACGGCTGCTACGACCTCGGGTACGCCGGTGGCGAGAAGCTGGTCGCCGTGCGCAAGTGCGGTTCCTACGACCAGCCTCAGCTGCACATCCAGACCATCGACCCGAAGTCCGGGAAGGTGATCTCCGAGTACAAGATGGCCGAGGGCGTCGAGTACGCGAGTGTGGTGTCCACCGAGCCGCTCGTCGTGGCCGCGGAGGCCGGGCAGTCGGACGCCATCGGCATCTCGGACGTCTTCGCCATCGACAACAAGACCGGCAAGCTGCGCATCCGCATCTCCGTGCCGGCCGACCAGTTCGCGGCCAAGTGCTCCGGCGTCACCACGATCGAGCAGTGCAAGGGCGTCGTGGTGGGCAACGACCGGCTCTACGTGGAGACCGAGCAGCACAGCAGCGGCGGTGCGCGCGGCCGGACCAACGAGATCGTCGCCTTCGACCTGGCCACCGGCAAGCAGACCGGGCAGCGCGCGGACGCGGGGGATGGGTACACGATCACGCCGCTGCGGATGGACGGCGGCAACGTGATCGCGTACAAGCGGCCGCCGTACGACAAGGGCGGGCAGATCGTCAGCGTGGACGGTGGCAGCTTCGAGGAGACGAAGCTGCTGGAGAATCCTGCGGCGCGGTCGGTGCGGGACTTGGAGACGCGGATGTCTCCGGAGTACTCCGAGTTCATCTACTCGCAGGGGCGTCTGTACATGTCCGCCGTGTTCGCCAGCGAGTTGACGAGTTCCGCCGACCCCAAGGCTCATGTGATCGCGTTCGGTACGACCGACGAGTGA
- a CDS encoding helix-turn-helix transcriptional regulator yields the protein MGVRLMVVDDHRLLAEALASALKLRGHRVLAAAAPAAGAAELVITRAPEVCLLGTATPAEPGMFDPVVRIKRERPQVAVLVLGPVPSPRGIAAAFAAGASGYVRHDERIEGVERAIMKARAGEAAVAPQLLQGAFSELLNPAAQPDDEGQRLLSMLTPREVEVLVRVADGEDTRLIAAGMGIAPSTARTHVQRVLMKLGVGSRLEAAALAARTGLLDRAGEGGV from the coding sequence ATGGGAGTGCGGCTCATGGTGGTCGACGACCACCGATTGCTCGCGGAGGCGCTGGCTTCGGCGCTGAAGCTGAGGGGGCACCGCGTGCTGGCCGCGGCGGCGCCTGCCGCGGGGGCGGCGGAGCTGGTGATCACGCGGGCGCCTGAGGTGTGCCTGTTGGGGACCGCGACGCCTGCGGAGCCGGGGATGTTCGACCCGGTGGTGAGGATCAAGCGGGAGCGGCCGCAGGTGGCTGTGCTGGTGCTGGGGCCGGTGCCCAGTCCGCGGGGGATTGCTGCGGCGTTCGCGGCGGGGGCCTCCGGTTATGTGCGGCATGACGAGCGGATAGAGGGTGTCGAGCGGGCGATCATGAAGGCCAGGGCGGGGGAGGCGGCGGTGGCGCCGCAGCTGCTGCAGGGGGCGTTCAGCGAGTTGCTCAACCCTGCGGCGCAACCGGACGACGAGGGGCAGCGGTTGCTGTCCATGCTCACGCCCCGGGAGGTCGAGGTCCTGGTCCGCGTCGCGGACGGCGAGGACACCCGGCTGATCGCTGCGGGCATGGGCATCGCACCGTCGACTGCGCGCACCCATGTCCAACGGGTGCTGATGAAACTGGGCGTCGGGTCGAGGCTGGAGGCGGCTGCCTTGGCGGCGCGGACGGGGCTGTTGGATCGGGCGGGCGAGGGTGGTGTGTGA
- a CDS encoding sodium:solute symporter family protein, producing MQTPTHSPTYLAAELRLPTNWLDYTLLGIYFVVVLGIGFAARRSVKTSLDFFLSGRSLPAWVTGLAFISANLAATEILGMAANSAQYGAYTVHWYWIGAIPAMVFLGLVMMPFYYGSKVRSVPEFLLLRFDRGAHLLSSILFAFAAILIAGVNLYALAIVVEALLGWPQWVAIVVAGFFVLAYITLGGLSSAIYNEVLQFFVILAALIPITILALKKVGGWDGLTDTLNKSHGDDFVTAWGGTGIGDANPLGANWLTIVLGLGFVLSFGYWTTNFAEVQRALSAKNLSAAQRTPLIAAFPKIFIVFLVMIPGLAAAALVPGFGTEESGYQYNDAIPYLMEGLLPNGVLGIAVTGLLAAFMAGMAANVSSFNTVFTTDIWARYVVTDREDGYYVRFGRLITAIGVLASIGTAFLASSFSNIMSYLQTLFSFFNVPMFVVFIIGMFWKRASMKSGFWGLLAGTTAAMVNYFVLYKQDIISIPSDQGANFVSAIAGFVAGGVVMVAVSLFTAPKPTEELQGLVYGTRSPGMAEPPAPGDEAWYRKPALLGWGAVVLAAACYIPFSF from the coding sequence ATGCAAACCCCCACACATTCCCCCACCTACCTCGCCGCCGAGCTACGGCTCCCCACGAACTGGCTCGACTACACGCTGCTGGGTATCTACTTCGTCGTCGTGCTGGGCATCGGCTTCGCCGCCCGCCGCTCGGTGAAGACCAGCCTCGACTTCTTCCTCTCGGGCCGCTCCCTGCCCGCCTGGGTCACCGGCCTCGCCTTCATCTCCGCCAACCTGGCCGCCACCGAGATCCTCGGCATGGCCGCCAACAGTGCGCAGTACGGCGCCTACACCGTCCACTGGTACTGGATCGGCGCCATCCCGGCCATGGTCTTCCTCGGCCTGGTGATGATGCCCTTCTACTACGGCAGCAAGGTCCGCTCGGTCCCCGAATTCCTGTTGCTGCGCTTCGACAGGGGAGCGCATCTGCTCAGTTCGATCCTGTTCGCCTTTGCCGCGATCCTGATCGCCGGGGTGAACCTCTACGCCCTGGCGATCGTGGTCGAGGCCCTGCTGGGCTGGCCCCAATGGGTCGCGATCGTCGTGGCGGGCTTCTTCGTCCTGGCGTACATCACCCTCGGCGGACTGTCCTCAGCGATCTACAACGAAGTCCTGCAGTTCTTCGTGATCCTGGCGGCCCTGATCCCCATCACCATCCTGGCCCTGAAGAAGGTGGGCGGCTGGGACGGCCTGACGGACACCCTGAACAAGTCCCACGGCGACGACTTCGTCACCGCCTGGGGCGGCACCGGCATCGGCGACGCCAACCCGCTGGGCGCGAACTGGCTGACGATCGTCCTGGGCCTCGGCTTCGTGCTGTCCTTCGGCTACTGGACGACGAACTTCGCGGAGGTCCAGCGGGCGCTGTCGGCCAAGAACCTCTCGGCGGCCCAGCGCACTCCGCTCATCGCGGCGTTCCCGAAGATCTTCATCGTGTTCCTGGTGATGATCCCGGGTCTCGCGGCGGCGGCCCTGGTCCCCGGCTTCGGCACCGAGGAGTCGGGCTACCAGTACAACGACGCCATCCCGTACCTGATGGAGGGCCTGCTGCCCAACGGCGTCCTCGGCATCGCGGTCACCGGCCTCCTCGCCGCGTTCATGGCGGGCATGGCGGCGAACGTGTCCTCCTTCAACACGGTGTTCACGACCGACATCTGGGCGCGGTACGTGGTCACCGACCGCGAGGACGGCTACTACGTCCGCTTCGGCCGCCTCATCACCGCGATCGGGGTGCTGGCGTCGATCGGCACGGCGTTCCTGGCGTCGTCCTTCTCCAACATCATGAGCTACCTCCAGACCCTCTTCTCCTTCTTCAACGTGCCGATGTTCGTGGTCTTCATCATCGGCATGTTCTGGAAGCGTGCGTCGATGAAGTCGGGCTTCTGGGGCCTGCTCGCCGGCACGACGGCTGCGATGGTCAACTACTTCGTCCTCTACAAGCAGGACATCATCTCGATCCCCTCCGACCAGGGCGCGAACTTCGTCTCCGCGATCGCGGGCTTCGTGGCCGGCGGGGTCGTCATGGTGGCCGTCTCCCTCTTCACGGCCCCCAAGCCGACGGAGGAACTCCAGGGCCTGGTCTACGGCACCCGCTCGCCCGGCATGGCCGAGCCTCCGGCGCCGGGGGACGAGGCGTGGTACCGCAAACCGGCGTTGCTGGGCTGGGGCGCGGTGGTCCTCGCCGCGGCCTGCTACATCCCGTTCTCCTTCTGA